The stretch of DNA TTATAATTCAATATAACTCCCACCTGGATATGAAATTTATCTTTAATAATTTGATCAAAAGCCAGGGTAGTATTAATGAGAAAATCAGGCAGGCGCAGCAGATCATTTGAAAGTACAGGCTGATACAACAGCACATTATCCATTACAAAATGTTTGGTTTTAAATACCTTTTGCAGTTTGAGTTTCAGATATGGAATGGCCTCATTTGCCTGAACCGGAATTTCGGTGCTGTCAAAATATGGGTAATTGCCGATGCGCATAAATTCGGCTGTGAGCGCAGCATTTTCCTTCGCATTGACAAAACCACCGAAAAGTCGCTGATGATTCACCCGCTGCAATTCCTGTAACCAACGGTAATGATTGGAACTGTAATACTGAAAGATAAATGGCACTGAGGTCTGCGCTGCAGAAATTCCCGCCATCAGATTCCAGTTTTTATATACAGGATATTGCGCCTGAGCTTCTCCGTGGTAATTTCCGGACAGATAGCCTGCGGTATGAAGGGAAGCGTGGGTCTTAACCCTCAGCCGCTCAAGCCGGAAATGAAATCGCCCCTGAACTTGCAGTTGATTAGTCGCAAATTCCAACGAAGAAGAACCCACCTCATTGTAGGCATGGCTCACTGTAAACGCCAAAAGCCAGGGCCGCTCCCTGAACACCGTTACGCTGTCAGTATCCCGCACGGCACGATAAGGTGCCGAAGAAAGCGTGAATTCATTGCGCAGCTCGGAAAAAAAGATAGAATCACTGGTAGCGAGCGGATTATCATAAATGTGCCTGTAAAATGCTGAATCCGGAGCCTCGTCTTCATATTGATGTTTTGTTTGCCGGTACTGAAATGCGTGGCTCAGGTAGAAGGATGGAAACAGCTTTTTGCGCGTCAGGCTATCAGCCGGACTAAAGATGCTTTTGTATTTACCGAAATAATAATACTGTTTTGCAAAAAGTTGGGTTTCCCGCCACTGCTGGCTGGCACTGCCCAGGTTCACGTTCATATTGATTTTATCAAAGGCAGAAAGCGTATCAAAT from Bacteroidia bacterium encodes:
- a CDS encoding putative porin produces the protein MTASRVLLLFLFLASHTAIHSQETAVPDDSVRVLFTTEELIDIHYDSLQVQDSLLVDFAQYDPIYARARFYLHTSVYGSPAFPLQYEMPGQQFELGFNQWDLYRTTRQNIRYYNTFTPYTRLYYVQGGGTNLQILEALHTRNINPGWNVGLKIRGGGSEGYYQQQSTASTEIALFNNFQTKNQRYRLLANVIVNRYRTQENGGIINPLISDSGSSKFGQPLFDTLSAFDKINMNVNLGSASQQWRETQLFAKQYYYFGKYKSIFSPADSLTRKKLFPSFYLSHAFQYRQTKHQYEDEAPDSAFYRHIYDNPLATSDSIFFSELRNEFTLSSAPYRAVRDTDSVTVFRERPWLLAFTVSHAYNEVGSSSLEFATNQLQVQGRFHFRLERLRVKTHASLHTAGYLSGNYHGEAQAQYPVYKNWNLMAGISAAQTSVPFIFQYYSSNHYRWLQELQRVNHQRLFGGFVNAKENAALTAEFMRIGNYPYFDSTEIPVQANEAIPYLKLKLQKVFKTKHFVMDNVLLYQPVLSNDLLRLPDFLINTTLAFDQIIKDKFHIQVGVILNYNTAYKAARYLPPISQLALQDSITVGNYPHFDVFFNAEITRFRIFAKLEHANQEFTGSSYFYLPNYPLKPRNFVFGLAWEFVN